ACGGCATTGTCCCAACAGTTACCTCTGCGACTCATACTTCTGGTTATCTTGAGTTGATTGCAATACACATCAAACATGTTTGACGTGTATTGTGTGCCTTGATCTGAATGAACAAGTAGGTTGCTTGTTATTGGTTGCTTGCGCTTGATGGCATTTTTCAATGCCAAGGTGGCAAGCTGTGCATCTGGTGTTTTTGACAGTGCCCAGCCAACAATTTCTTTGGCTCCTAAATCAAGTACTGCAGCCAAGTAACTCCAGCATTGGTGGTTCCGTATGTAAGT
This genomic stretch from Marinicella rhabdoformis harbors:
- a CDS encoding DDE-type integrase/transposase/recombinase, which codes for TYIRNHQCWSYLAAVLDLGAKEIVGWALSKTPDAQLATLALKNAIKRKQPITSNLLVHSDQGTQYTSNMFDVYCNQLKITRSMSRRGNCWDNAV